A single genomic interval of Acidimicrobiales bacterium harbors:
- a CDS encoding antibiotic biosynthesis monooxygenase: protein MHADEWCAVAHVDISPRTSLEDGVELLLELAAGAVSTTGVLDYAVLRQPVRQNHFELVGRFATEAAYLAHLGSPCNVAFRAAIAPMLGSPYEDRLHGGRGPQRFPLAAAGAFVIVTQLEVQPVHLTVAERALEGLVEAQAAAEGLGGQVLLARRGRPNNLELLSVWAGEEAFDAHLAAEAYTEARAVLTPMLVAPVDDRRHHLLAGALRAP, encoded by the coding sequence ATGCATGCCGATGAATGGTGCGCCGTCGCGCACGTCGACATCAGCCCCCGCACCTCCCTCGAGGACGGCGTCGAGCTCCTCCTCGAGCTCGCGGCCGGCGCCGTCTCGACGACGGGGGTGCTCGACTACGCGGTCCTCCGCCAGCCTGTCCGCCAGAACCACTTCGAGCTGGTGGGGCGCTTCGCGACCGAGGCCGCCTACCTCGCCCATCTCGGCAGCCCCTGCAACGTCGCCTTCCGCGCCGCCATCGCCCCGATGCTGGGCTCGCCCTACGAGGACCGCCTGCACGGCGGACGGGGGCCGCAGCGCTTCCCGCTCGCAGCCGCCGGTGCCTTCGTCATCGTCACTCAGCTCGAGGTGCAGCCGGTGCACCTGACGGTCGCCGAGCGTGCGCTCGAGGGCCTCGTCGAGGCGCAGGCCGCGGCGGAGGGGCTCGGCGGCCAGGTGCTGCTCGCGCGCCGCGGGCGGCCGAACAACCTCGAGCTCCTCTCGGTGTGGGCCGGCGAGGAGGCCTTCGACGCCCACCTCGCCGCCGAGGCCTACACGGAGGCCCGCGCCGTACTCACCCCGATGCTCGTGGCGCCCGTCGACGACCGCCGCCACCACCTCCTCGCGGGGGCGTTGCGCGCGCCCTGA